From the Bacteroidia bacterium genome, the window TGTTGACTCCGAACACTCAGCCATTTTTCAATGTCTTACAGGAGAGTTTCATAACCAGATAGACAAAATTTATTTAACAGCATCGGGCGGGCCATTCCGAGGAAAAAGTAAAAAAGAGTTAGAACAGGTAACATTGGCTCAGGCATTGAAACATCCAAACTGGAGCATGGGTGCAAAAATTACGGTTGACTCTGCTACCATGATGAATAAAGGCCTTGAAATGATTGAAGCCAAATGGCTCTTTGGATTGCAGCCACATCAAATTAATGTTGTTGTACATCCACAGTCAATCATACATTCTGTAGTGCAATTTACTGATGGCAGCATGAAAGCACAAATGGGTTTGCCTGATATGAAACTACCTATACTGTATGCGTTAAGCTATCCACATCGCCTGAAGACCGATTTCATGAGATTCAGTTTTTTTGACTACCCTCAACTTACTTTCGAGAAACCGGATACAGAAGTTTTTCCTGCCTTACTCCTGGCTGAAGAAGCAATGAAAAAAGATGGAAACATGCCTTGTATTCTTAATGCAGCAAACGAAGTTGCTGTTGCTGCGTTTCTCAAAGAGAAAATAAGTTTCTTTCAGATTCCCGGC encodes:
- a CDS encoding 1-deoxy-D-xylulose-5-phosphate reductoisomerase — its product is MKKRIAILGSTGSIGRQALEVIAAHADVFEVELLTANSNIELLEKQVRQFTPATVVVTDKEKYKTLKENIADLPVKVFAGIESAEQAVQSDSIDIVLTAMVGYAGLLPTIAAIKSKKTIALANKETLVVAGKIITSLAEENGVSIYPVDSEHSAIFQCLTGEFHNQIDKIYLTASGGPFRGKSKKELEQVTLAQALKHPNWSMGAKITVDSATMMNKGLEMIEAKWLFGLQPHQINVVVHPQSIIHSVVQFTDGSMKAQMGLPDMKLPILYALSYPHRLKTDFMRFSFFDYPQLTFEKPDTEVFPALLLAEEAMKKDGNMPCILNAANEVAVAAFLKEKISFFQIPGITKHLMSKITYIEKPSLEDLIATDTETRLQTEILLTKKINFA